The Streptomyces sp. NBC_00691 genome has a segment encoding these proteins:
- a CDS encoding NPCBM/NEW2 domain-containing protein, producing the protein MQSSSRMKVALAGAVLGLLAAFAGPGATASALPTDRADQADTTPQEPATTVGDLTGFAAAGSVYRLTAGRAQARVSFVTADTFRIELAPDGTFTDPTGSDITLPQGPPPATRWRDLGDRYELSSSEVTLRAYKSPLRFAALRADGTPLWSESRGLSWTADRTTQTLARGATEQFYGAGMQNGRGNTSHRDKTVEVGVDYNWNDGGHPNSVPFYLSSAGYGVYRNTYAPNTYAFTEPVTTSAEERRFDAYYFAGTGGDAAKDVIGQYTRLTGKPFLPPVYGLEIGDADCYLHNANRGERRTLDALKVADGYVENDMPNGWMLVNDGYGCGYENLAEASAGLGERGMKLGLWTEDGIDKLEEQVKAGQRVAKLDVAWVGEGYKFALDGCKDAHAGIEAHSDARGFTWAPESWSGAQRCGVQWSGDQSGSWEYIRWQIPTYAGASMSGLAYTTGDVDGIFGGSAKTYARDLQWKTFLPVTMTMDGWAANDKQPFRYGEPYTSVNRASLKLHEALLPYIYSHAHQATRTGVGLARPLALEYPDDPRAATDAARYEFLSGEDFLVAPVYQDAVERDGIYLPRGTWIDYWSGRTYEGPLTVDDYSAPLDTLPLFVRAGATVPMWPGDIRSYTDRAPGDPIAWDIYPQGSSSFELYEDDGVTREHRTGRYATQRAEVRAPQRGAGDVTVRIGASKGTYTGKANARPYAFTVHTGDAPGAVRLDGRKLPALTSRAAFDAASQGWWYDRDERGGVVRVKTAALSTARDFELRLSDTSAVGGAVPGASATLAVPTAQELGAGAPGSVAVDVTAGTRDATDVRVSLAAPAGWQVTPAAPIARVPAGTTRRVEVTVTPAPDAEPGEATLTATARHRAAGTDRTAVQRFAVGVMPPPPTGDAWASDLVWLRSTNGWGPPERDRSNGESGAADGKPLTLAGTAYEKGIGAHADSDIEVYLGGRCTTFTADVGIDDEINGYGDVAFSVEADGKVLWTSPRLTGASATLPVNVDVTGARHVRLRITDTNGSKSGDHADWAAARFGCA; encoded by the coding sequence GCTTCGCCGCCGCCGGGTCCGTCTACCGCCTGACCGCGGGCCGGGCCCAGGCCCGGGTCAGCTTCGTCACCGCCGACACCTTCCGCATCGAACTCGCCCCCGACGGCACGTTCACCGACCCCACCGGCAGCGACATCACGCTGCCCCAGGGCCCGCCCCCGGCCACCCGCTGGCGCGACCTGGGCGACCGCTACGAACTGAGCAGCTCCGAGGTGACCCTGCGCGCCTACAAGTCACCGCTCCGCTTCGCCGCCCTGCGCGCCGACGGCACCCCGCTGTGGAGCGAGTCCCGCGGTCTCAGCTGGACCGCCGACCGCACCACCCAGACCCTCGCCCGGGGCGCCACCGAGCAGTTCTACGGCGCCGGCATGCAGAACGGCCGCGGCAACACCTCCCACCGCGACAAGACCGTCGAGGTCGGCGTCGACTACAACTGGAACGACGGCGGCCACCCCAACTCCGTCCCGTTCTACCTCTCCTCCGCCGGCTACGGCGTCTACCGCAACACCTACGCGCCGAACACCTACGCCTTCACCGAGCCCGTCACCACCAGCGCCGAGGAACGGCGCTTCGACGCCTACTACTTCGCCGGCACCGGCGGCGACGCCGCCAAGGACGTCATCGGCCAGTACACCCGGCTCACCGGCAAACCCTTCCTGCCGCCCGTGTACGGCCTGGAGATCGGCGACGCCGACTGCTACCTCCACAACGCCAACCGGGGCGAACGCCGCACCCTCGACGCACTGAAGGTCGCCGACGGCTACGTCGAGAACGACATGCCCAACGGCTGGATGCTCGTCAACGACGGTTACGGCTGCGGCTACGAGAACCTCGCCGAGGCCTCCGCCGGACTCGGCGAGCGCGGCATGAAGCTCGGCCTCTGGACCGAGGACGGCATCGACAAGCTCGAAGAGCAGGTCAAGGCCGGCCAGCGGGTCGCCAAGCTCGACGTCGCCTGGGTCGGCGAGGGCTACAAGTTCGCCCTCGACGGCTGCAAGGACGCCCACGCCGGCATCGAGGCCCACAGCGACGCCCGCGGCTTCACCTGGGCCCCCGAGAGCTGGTCCGGCGCCCAGCGCTGCGGCGTCCAGTGGTCCGGCGACCAGTCCGGCAGCTGGGAGTACATCCGCTGGCAGATCCCGACCTACGCGGGCGCGTCCATGTCCGGACTCGCCTACACCACCGGCGACGTCGACGGCATCTTCGGCGGCAGCGCCAAGACCTACGCCCGCGACCTGCAGTGGAAGACCTTCCTGCCGGTCACGATGACCATGGACGGCTGGGCCGCCAACGACAAGCAGCCCTTCCGCTACGGCGAGCCCTACACCAGCGTCAACCGCGCCTCCCTCAAGCTCCACGAGGCCCTGCTCCCGTACATCTACAGCCACGCCCACCAGGCCACCAGGACCGGCGTCGGCCTCGCCCGGCCGCTCGCCCTGGAGTACCCGGACGACCCCAGGGCCGCCACCGACGCCGCCAGGTACGAGTTCCTCAGCGGCGAGGACTTCCTCGTGGCGCCCGTGTACCAGGACGCCGTCGAACGCGACGGGATCTACCTCCCCAGGGGCACCTGGATCGACTACTGGAGCGGCCGCACCTACGAAGGCCCCCTCACCGTCGACGACTACAGCGCCCCGCTCGACACCCTGCCCCTCTTCGTACGGGCCGGGGCGACCGTCCCGATGTGGCCCGGCGACATCCGCTCGTACACCGACCGCGCCCCCGGCGACCCGATCGCCTGGGACATCTACCCGCAGGGCAGCTCCTCCTTCGAGCTGTACGAGGACGACGGCGTCACCCGCGAACACCGCACCGGCCGCTACGCCACCCAGCGGGCCGAGGTCCGCGCCCCGCAGCGCGGCGCAGGCGACGTCACCGTCCGCATCGGGGCGAGCAAGGGCACGTACACCGGCAAGGCGAACGCCCGGCCGTACGCCTTCACGGTCCACACCGGCGACGCCCCCGGCGCCGTCCGGCTCGACGGGCGCAAGCTGCCCGCCCTCACCTCCCGCGCCGCCTTCGACGCCGCCTCCCAGGGCTGGTGGTACGACCGCGACGAGCGCGGGGGAGTGGTCCGGGTCAAGACGGCCGCCCTCTCCACCGCCCGCGACTTCGAACTGCGGCTGAGCGACACCAGCGCGGTCGGCGGCGCCGTACCGGGCGCCTCCGCCACCCTCGCCGTCCCCACGGCGCAGGAACTCGGCGCCGGAGCCCCCGGCAGCGTCGCCGTGGACGTCACCGCCGGAACCCGCGACGCCACCGACGTACGGGTCTCCCTCGCCGCCCCGGCCGGCTGGCAGGTCACCCCGGCGGCGCCGATCGCCCGTGTCCCGGCCGGTACCACCCGCCGGGTCGAGGTCACCGTCACCCCCGCCCCGGACGCCGAGCCCGGCGAGGCCACCCTCACCGCCACCGCCCGGCACCGCGCCGCGGGCACCGACCGCACCGCCGTCCAGCGGTTCGCGGTCGGCGTGATGCCCCCGCCGCCCACCGGCGACGCCTGGGCGAGCGACCTCGTCTGGCTGCGCTCCACCAACGGCTGGGGACCGCCCGAACGCGACCGCTCCAACGGCGAGTCCGGAGCCGCCGACGGCAAGCCCCTCACCCTGGCGGGCACGGCCTACGAGAAGGGCATCGGGGCCCACGCCGACTCCGACATCGAGGTCTACCTCGGCGGCCGCTGCACCACCTTCACCGCCGACGTCGGCATCGATGACGAGATCAACGGCTACGGCGACGTGGCCTTCTCCGTCGAGGCCGACGGCAAGGTCCTCTGGACCTCGCCCCGGCTCACCGGAGCCTCGGCGACCCTGCCCGTGAACGTCGACGTGACCGGAGCGCGGCACGTCCGGCTGCGGATCACGGACACCAACGGGTCGAAGAGCGGGGACCACGCGGACTGGGCGGCGGCCCGGTTCGGCTGCGCCTGA